Proteins encoded within one genomic window of Raphanus sativus cultivar WK10039 unplaced genomic scaffold, ASM80110v3 Scaffold3738, whole genome shotgun sequence:
- the LOC108825828 gene encoding glutathione S-transferase U11-like, translating into MGLMNGVNNDEYVRLLGAWPSPFVLRTRIALNLKRVPYEYLEEEDTLNSESVLNYNPVHKQIPILIHGNKPIRESLNIVMYVDETWLSGPPILPSDPFDRAVARFWDVYIDEHCFTSINGVAVAKDEEERKTAVAKLEQCMALLEETFQECSKGRSFFGGDNIGFIDIGFGSMLGPLKVLEKFIGLKFIHPESTPGLFHWADRFYAHEAVKPVMPDIEKLVEFARLKFNNSIFK; encoded by the exons ATGGGTCTAATGAATGGTGTGAACAATGATGAGTACGTAAGGCTATTAGGAGCATGGCCTAGCCCTTTCGTGCTGAGGACTCGGATCGCACTTAACCTAAAGCGTGTACCGTACGAGTACCTCGAAGAAGAAGATACGTTGAATTCCGAGAGCGTGTTAAACTACAACCCAGTCCATAAACAAATCCCCATCCTCATCCATGGAAACAAACCAATCCGTGAATCACTCAACATCGTCATGTACGTCGATGAAACTTGGCTCTCCGGTCCTCCGATACTTCCTTCTGATCCCTTTGATCGTGCCGTTGCTCGTTTTTGGGACGTCTACATCGATGAACAC TGTTTCACATCAATCAATGGAGTAGCGGTAGCAAAAGACGAGGAGGAAAGAAAGACGGCAGTAGCGAAGTTAGAGCAGTGTATGGCTCTTTTGGAAGAAACGTTTCAAGAATGCAGCAAAGGAAGAAGCTTCTTTGGAGGAGACAACATCGGATTTATAGATATCGGTTTCGGGTCGATGTTGGGTCCTCTCAAGGTTCTTGAGAAATTTATAGGCCTCAAGTTCATACATCCAGAGAGCACACCAGGTCTTTTCCATTGGGCAGATAGATTCTACGCACATGAAGCAGTCAAGCCTGTCATGCCTGATATTGAAAAGCTTGTCGAGTTCGCTAGGCTTAAGTTCAATAATTCAATCTTTAAATAA
- the LOC108825889 gene encoding protein SHORT HYPOCOTYL IN WHITE LIGHT 1, whose protein sequence is MALSATTLSSSSSLQLINVSHRFVSSTPFSIDSIILRRRLKRPLASQSRRRYDESEDRFFFDGYEYDVISDDDDDERESSVDLLVRFLTSMFRKVSKRAKKTSRRILPAAMSPRLVSFAVDGILLLGSLSITRAFLEVICNLGGTVFTVILLIRLFWTGASYFQNYGNSFGPNPF, encoded by the exons ATGGCTTTATCAGCTACAAccttatcatcatcatcgtcgcTGCAATTGATCAATGTCTCGCATAGATTCGTCTCTTCAACTCCTTTCTCTATTGACTCCATCATCCTTCGCCGCAGATTGAAACGGCCACTCGCTTCTCAG TCGCGTAGGAGATACGACGAATCGGAGGATCGATTCTTCTTCGACGGGTACGAATACGATGTCAtttcagatgatgatgatgatgagagggAGAGTAGTGTGGATCTTCTGGTCAGATTCTTAACGAGTATGTTCAGAAAGGTCTCTAAGCGAGCTAAAAAGACCTCCCGCCGTATTTTGCCTGCCGCCATGTCTCCTCGACTC GTGTCGTTTGCAGTAGATGGGATATTGCTATTGGGTTCACTTTCCATCACCAGAGCTTTTCTTGAG GTGATATGCAATCTTGGAGGAACAGTCTTTACGGTGATTCTGCTGATTCGTTTGTTCTGGACAGGAGCTTCCTACTTCCAGAATTACGGCAACTCCTTTGGACCAAACCCGttctaa